One window from the genome of Asterias rubens chromosome 11, eAstRub1.3, whole genome shotgun sequence encodes:
- the LOC117296864 gene encoding uncharacterized protein LOC117296864, giving the protein MDEEASNLSTFDIYSDLLLEQQTPGVHVSVDQLEKANVENEAKVKQLDEQLQSVQLKCKTLEEENVILKRNISELFKTAQAELRRKDRQMEELENRRPRYQQKRKDFQSSINDRLRNMRNNSRGNFSRNLSGGDHEINIDNQGPGGQRGTDSRNIPAGIQQVNHSGQNERPDKTSAETLLVRSDQLRNGERVTNHSDNHSEEQPFVKADVMRKYSNDGHSRTGKRQGRQRDNNLPVRNSRREASRRSPNKTKDYRERTQHETLPRQRSPELKQWSVCSSSKHSKDSVGDNKRHSQSHSPHRSKSKERSKSRGRSRGSDRSSKRSDSRERKPELMKADNEKQKKMVKEQKEKRKESHSTDKSDGFWTRRKRKHSSGRKQELKSSHRSSLAAPHKKLRGHDKDKLEEASDKRRFQYNHADGKKVNEENPISENLRSHRTSHTVSNRSSEDSVYDDQHRMRHKSDRKNKSLKRAKDTLHRKHSTPKKHRREKRSKRLASSSKASRSKDKTKELIVAGDEDLDNQDSSDTEWVPKEPVEYDEPQWRKNLKAVMGEKDALQDDLGIPEEHPAPHAACIASHDVPINHDFELDEEITTDSFYGCKEPESSVEEENNINIAENKGKENKITSSQGGRDDQEVVDGQFSAVIHHDEQHETKPSQILGTCQIEITRNQYSLPVSPVILSPSESCDPSSSGDQVSTSQVNERGGRRNSSSSNASPITEGRIAPNEESAHVKVETGDGETDKLVPDNFNKDLNCLKSSNNTVLISDAFLDEHVGKIDESKVDHNARKESIEDYDSKRIALSLDACSESNVSTSRKTNDSFSEKIMDVFGSNSFLLSDSSMEVTLPTISETLELPLPKTSQYNSGDPSVHKKTSKKLEIFSEALMNIFGSDSFIEGDDMETSKVAAISLTDEASVSKHISADTAASPKGLPGMTEMDCSVDHEIKAGCILENIPEPYDTGSLTGVDVKFSSQTSPMSAPVTGEPMIQSEDAMFENLRSSPAKKGKSKAKNERADPASASTRVVDFRRSGILRRQGKSSLCQSDEHNSDVTIKLLTKNDTQISHQLEDEIRRDAGTDLAKSTGKHFETTNEKPEKRAEIENVKKLKFENQLKNHLTEGSPSTLLREELDKTPCQSEPNEQADVDTITGMSTAPTITSDISIPDNVHVKSTLKTDFTDAVPSLAGNEDGEVSDSDNEGSHMECVHEADISIDPSGYDFLSCSASPVHGNLLIDSDNSGQSDQEYQADDQVSSGQLADHHVDDKQSENCDLSEGEIPSSDSETSTNVIIKKEGHQTADRKSNRSSRSRREDKQSSSHKVTDRSRDRTRRTTVGDNRSKFIEQKRRILEERQQALKNPKRHSESKYGTSNDGERGSHSSIRRRLPSRESPEIRRVKKTTVETRTRQEDRRDEKRRDTLDDVARSRGSHSSSHPSSRRQVSHDRPGSKGDRRTTQSAGDSKRTRNSRTNRR; this is encoded by the exons ATGGATGAGGAAGCGAGTAACCTTTCGACCTTTGACATCTACAGTGACCTCCTGCTTGAGCAGCAGACTCCAGGAGTACATGTATCTGTTGACCAA TTGGAGAAAGCAAACGTTGAGAATGAAGCCAAGGTTAAACAGCTCGACGAGCAGTTACAAAGTGTGCAACTAAAG TGTAAGACGTTGGAAGAGGAGAATGTCATACTCAAAAGAAACATATCAGAATTATTCAAGACAGCACAGGCAGAACTCAGGAGAAAGGACAGACAAATGGAAGAGCTAGAAAATAG GAGACCAAGATACCAGCAGAAGCGGAAGGACTTCCAATCTTCCATCAATGACAGACTTCGGAATATGAGAAACAATTCAAGAGGCAACTTTAGTAGAAACTTGAGTGGCGGCGACCATGAGATAAACATTGACAATCAAGGACCTGGAGGTCAACGAGGAACTGATAGTAGAAATATACCTGCAGGTATTCAACAGGTGAATCATTCGGGACAGAATGAGAGACCAGATAAAACTAGTGCAGAGACTTTACTGGTCAGATCCGATCAACTAAGAAATGGAGAAAGAGTAACCAACCACAGTGACAATCATTCTGAGGAGCAGCCCTTTGTGAAGGCAGATGTGATGAGGAAATACTCTAATGATGGTCATAGCAGGACTGGTAAGAGGCAAGGAAGACAAAGAGACAACAACCTACCAGTTAGAAATTCTCGCAGGGAAGCAAGCCGCAGGAGcccaaacaaaaccaaagactATAGGGAAAGAACACAGCATGAAACATTGCCTCGACAGCGATCTCCTGAACTCAAACAGTGGTCGGTTTGTAGTTCCTCTAAACACTCGAAGGATTCTGTTGGAGATAATAAAAGGCACAGCCAAAGCCATAGCCCACATCGGAGTAAGTCTAAGGAACGTTCTAAATCCAGGGGAAGGTCAAGGGGTTCTGATCGAAGCTCTAAACGTTCAGATTCCAGGGAGAGGAAGCCAGAACTAATGAAGGCTGATAAtgagaaacagaaaaaaatggtaaaagaacaaaaggaaaaaagaaaagaatcaCATAGTACAGATAAATCCGATGGGTTTTGGACCAGGAGGAAACGGAAACATAGTTCAGGAAGAAAGCAAGAACTAAAGTCTAGCCATAGATCTTCCCTTGCTGCACCTCATAAAAAGCTCAGAGGACATGATAAAGACAAACTTGAAGAAGCATCAGACAAGAGAAGATTTCAATACAATCATGCAGATGGTAAGAAAGTCAATGAAGAAAACCCCATCTCCGAAAACCTGAGGAGCCATCGAACAAGTCACACTGTCAGCAACAGGTCATCTGAAGATTCAGTTTATGATGACCAACATCGCATGAGACATAAGTCGGACAGGAAGAACAAGTCATTGAAACGTGCTAAAGACACACTTCACAGAAAGCACAGCACTCCCAAAAAGCACAGAAGAGAGAAGAGAAGCAAGAGACTTGCCTCGTCATCAAAGGCTTCCAGGAGCAAAGACAAAACCAAGGAGTTGATTGTTGCTGGTGACGAAGACCTGGATAACCAGGACTCATCTGATACGGAATGGGTACCAAAAGAACCTGTTGAGTATGATGAGCCTCAATGGAGAAAGAATCTTAAAGCTGTCATGGGAGAGAAGGATGCACTCCAAGATGATTTGGGCATTCCTGAAGAACATCCTGCCCCGCATGCAGCTTGCATTGCAAGCCACGATGTGCCAATAAATCATGATTTCGAACTGGATGAAGAGATTACAACAGACTCCTTCTATGGATGCAAGGAGCCTGAGAGTTCTGtcgaagaagaaaacaatatcaatattgCTGAAAACAAGGGTAAAGAGAATAAAATCACATCTAGTCAAGGTGGGAGAGACGATCAAGAGGTTGTTGATGGTCAGTTCAGTGCTGTAATTCATCATGATGAACAACATGAGACCAAGCCAAGTCAAATTCTTGGTACTTGCCAAATAGAGATTACCAGAAATCAATACAGTCTTCCAGTGTCACCTGTCATACTGTCACCGTCTGAGAGCTGTGACCCCTCATCATCAGGAGATCAAGTGTCGACTAGTCAGGTTAATGAGAGAGGAGGTAGAAGGAACTCTTCATCTTCCAATGCGTCCCCAATCACTGAAGGTAGAATTGCTCCCAATGAGGAATCTGCTCATGTAAAAGTTGAAACAGGTGATGGTGAAACAGACAAACTTGTACCAGACAACTTTAATAAAGATCTGAACTGCCTCAAATCATCAAACAATACTGTGTTAATATCGGATGCCTTCCTTGATGAGCACGTGGGAAAAATAGATGAGAGCAAAGTAGACCATAATGCACGAAAGGAATCCATTGAAGACTATGACTCTAAGCGAATTGCTCTTTCATTAGATGCATGTTCCGAGTCAAATGTTTCTACCAGCAGGAAAACAAACGACAgtttttctgaaaaaataatGGATGTTTTTGGCAGCAACAGCTTCCTGCTGAGTGACAGCAGCATGGAGGTGACTTTGCCAACAATCTCTGAAACTCTAGAATTGCCACTTCCAAAAACATCGCAATATAACTCTGGTGACCCTTCAGTACATAAAAAGACATCAAAGAAACTAGAAATTTTTTCGGAAGCGTTGATGAACATTTTCGGTAGTGACAGCTTCATTGAAGGTGATGATATGGAAACCAGTAAGGTAGCAGCAATTAGCCTGACTGATGAGGCCTCTGTTAGCAAACACATCTCTGCTGACACTGCAGCTTCTCCCAAAGGCCTTCCTGGAATGACAGAGATGGACTGCTCTGTAGATCATGAAATCAAGGCCGGATGCATTTTAGAAAACATCCCTGAGCCCTACGATACCGGCAGCCTCACTGGCGTTGATGTTAAGTTTAGTAGCCAAACATCACCCATGTCAGCGCCGGTAACTGGTGAGCCAATGATTCAATCTGAAGATGCCATGTTTGAAAATCTCCGAAGCTCTCCTGCTAAAAAAGGGAAAAGTAAGGCGAAGAATGAAAGGGCAGATCCAGCTTCTGCATCTACACGCGTTGTTGATTTTAGGAGGAGTGGCATTTTACGTAGACAAGGAAAGTCGTCCTTGTGTCAGTCGGATGAACACAACAGTGATGTAACTATCAAACTTTTGACTAAGAATGATACACAAATTAGTCATCAATTGGAAGATGAAATCAGGAGAGATGCAGGCACTGATTTGGCGAAAAGTACAGGGAAACACTTTGAAACTACCAATGAAAAACCTGAAAAAAGAGCTGAAATAGAAAATGTTAAGAAGCTTAAATTTGAAAATCAATTGAAAAATCACTTGACTGAAGGATCTCCATCCACATTGCTACGTGAAGAGCTAGACAAGACCCCTTGCCAATCTGAACCAAATGAACAAGCTGATGTGGACACAATTACTGGTATGAGTACTGCACCCACTATAACATCAGATATCAGCATCCCAGATAATGTACACGTGAAGTCCACGTTAAAAACAGATTTCACTGATGCTGTCCCTTCATTGGCAGGTAACGAAGATGGAGAGGTCAGTGATTCTGACAATGAGGGTTCACACATGGAATGTGTACATGAAGCAGATATTTCCATTGACCCTAGTGGTTATGATTTCCTCAGTTGTAGTGCCTCACCAGTTCATGGAAACCTCTTGATCGACTCTGACAACAGCGGTCAAAGTGACCAGGAATATCAGGCTGATGACCAGGTTTCCAGCGGCCAACTTGCTGATCATCATGTGGATGACAAACAGTCAGAAAACTGTGACTTGTCAGAAGGAGAGATTCCTAGTTCAGACTCGGAGACCTCAACCAATGTGATAATCAAGAAGGAAGGACACCAGACGGCAGACAGAAAATCAAATCGGTCAAGCAGGTCAAGAAGAGAAGACAAACAGTCATCAAGTCACAAAGTTACAGATCGCAGCAGAGACAGAACAAGGAGAACGACCGTTGGAGACAATCGGTCGAAATTTATTGAGCAGAAGAGGAGGATCTTGGAGGAGAGGCAGCAAGCTCTTAAGAATCCAAAGAGGCACTCTGAATCAAAGTACGGAACTTCAAATGATGGAGAACGAGGATCTCATTCATCCATCAGGAGAAGATTACCTTCAAGGGAAAGCCCTGAGATAAGAAGAGTGAAGAAGACAACTGTTGAGACACGGACTAGACAGGAGGATCGTAGGGATGAGAAAAGAAGAGATACTTTAGATGATGTTGCCAGGTCCAGAGGTAGCCACAGCAGCTCTCATCCGAGCTCAAGAAGGCAGGTTAGTCATGACAGACCAGGAAGTAAAGGGGACAGAAGAACAACGCAATCAGCGGGGGATTCTAAGAGAACAAGGAACAGCCGAACTAACAGAAGATAA